A single Prevotella sp. E15-22 DNA region contains:
- the purB gene encoding adenylosuccinate lyase produces MELDVLTAISPIDGRYRNKTEELAGYFSEYALIRYRVRVEIEYFIALCELPLPQLENFDHSLFESLRNIYLNFSEQDAARVKEIESVTNHDVKAVEYFIKEKIDAIAESKSVDLKAFKEFIHFGLTSQDINNTSVPLSIKEALEQVYIPLIEELVEQLHDYAEEWKNVAMLAKTHGQPASPTRLGKEIMVYVYRLEEQLNALKDVPVTAKFGGATGNYNAHHVAYPQYDWREFGNKFVSEKLGLEREQYTTQISNYDWLAAIFDAMKRINTIVIDLDRDFWMYISMDYFKQKIKKGEVGSSAMPHKVNPIDYENSEGNLGMANAILAFLSQKLPISRLQRDLTDSTVLRNVGVPMGHALIAFQSTLKGLRKLILNEDKLHEDLENTWAVVAEAIQTILRREAYPNPYETLKALTRTNKKMDEQTIHEFIQTLEVSDEVKQELMAITPWNYTGI; encoded by the coding sequence ATGGAACTGGACGTACTGACCGCTATCTCGCCTATTGATGGCCGTTACAGAAACAAAACCGAAGAACTGGCAGGCTATTTTTCTGAGTATGCTTTGATTCGCTATCGTGTGAGAGTCGAAATTGAATACTTTATTGCACTCTGCGAATTGCCTTTGCCACAATTGGAGAACTTTGACCATAGTCTCTTCGAGTCACTTCGCAACATTTATCTTAATTTTAGCGAGCAGGATGCTGCCCGTGTGAAAGAGATTGAGTCTGTGACCAATCACGATGTGAAGGCTGTGGAGTATTTCATTAAAGAGAAGATTGACGCAATTGCTGAAAGCAAGTCTGTTGATCTGAAAGCCTTTAAAGAGTTTATTCACTTTGGACTGACATCTCAGGATATCAACAATACCAGTGTGCCCCTTTCAATTAAGGAGGCTCTGGAACAGGTATATATTCCTTTGATAGAGGAGTTGGTTGAGCAGTTGCACGACTATGCCGAGGAATGGAAGAATGTGGCCATGCTGGCAAAGACTCATGGTCAGCCAGCTTCGCCTACACGTTTGGGTAAAGAGATTATGGTTTATGTCTATCGTCTTGAAGAGCAATTGAATGCTTTGAAGGATGTGCCCGTAACAGCCAAGTTTGGTGGAGCTACTGGAAACTACAATGCTCATCATGTAGCTTATCCTCAGTACGACTGGCGTGAGTTTGGTAATAAGTTCGTTAGCGAGAAGCTGGGTTTGGAGCGCGAGCAGTATACCACTCAGATCTCAAATTACGACTGGCTTGCAGCCATCTTTGATGCCATGAAGCGTATTAATACAATCGTTATCGATTTGGATCGCGACTTCTGGATGTACATCTCAATGGACTATTTCAAGCAAAAGATTAAGAAGGGTGAGGTGGGCTCAAGCGCAATGCCCCATAAGGTCAATCCTATTGACTATGAGAACTCAGAGGGTAATCTTGGTATGGCGAATGCCATCCTGGCCTTCCTGTCTCAGAAGTTGCCTATTAGTCGTCTGCAGCGCGATTTGACCGATTCTACTGTGCTGCGTAATGTAGGTGTGCCAATGGGTCATGCACTCATTGCTTTCCAGAGCACACTGAAAGGATTACGCAAGTTGATTCTCAACGAGGATAAGTTGCACGAAGACTTGGAGAATACTTGGGCTGTTGTTGCCGAGGCCATTCAAACCATTCTTCGTCGTGAAGCCTATCCCAATCCTTACGAGACGCTGAAGGCGTTGACACGTACCAACAAGAAAATGGATGAACAGACTATTCATGAGTTTATTCAGACCTTGGAAGTGAGTGATGAGGTTAAGCAAGAGCTGATGGCAATCACTCCTTGGAACTATACTGGAATTTAA
- the asnS gene encoding asparagine--tRNA ligase, translating into MKRTKIIDVLKSTEYGKEVCVKGWVRTHRSSKAVDFIALNDGSTINNVQIVVDPTKFDEQLLKDITTGACICAEGTLVESQGAGQSSEIQATNLIVYGLCGNDYPMQKKGQSFEAMRKNAHMRLRTNTFGAVMRIRHNMAMAIHTYFHEHGFYYFHTPLITASDCEGAGNMFQVTTKNLYDLKKDENGKIIYDDDFFGEQTSLTVSGQLEGELGATALGSIYTFGPTFRAENSNTPRHLAEFWMVEPEVAFLDQEELMDLEEDFIKYCVKWALDNCKDDLAFLNKMIDKTLIERLEGVLKETFVRLPYTEGINILQEAIKNGKKFEFPCNWGDDLASEHERYLVEEHFKKPVIMTDYPRAFKSFYMKQNQDTADGGSVGYKGAVAPGPTMQGTDVLFPQIGEIIGGSVREENYDKLMGEIERRQMDQTHLWWYIDTRRWGSCPHAGFGLGFERLILFVTGMQNIRDVIPFPRTPKSAEF; encoded by the coding sequence ATGAAAAGAACAAAGATCATTGACGTGCTGAAGAGCACGGAATACGGAAAGGAAGTATGTGTGAAGGGTTGGGTGCGTACCCATCGCTCTTCTAAGGCAGTCGACTTTATTGCTTTGAACGATGGTTCTACCATCAATAACGTTCAGATTGTTGTTGATCCCACAAAGTTTGACGAGCAGTTGCTTAAAGATATCACAACAGGTGCTTGTATTTGTGCGGAAGGAACACTCGTTGAGAGTCAGGGAGCAGGTCAGAGTAGCGAGATTCAGGCAACGAACCTTATTGTCTATGGACTCTGTGGCAACGACTACCCCATGCAGAAAAAAGGTCAGAGCTTTGAGGCTATGCGTAAGAATGCCCATATGCGTCTTCGCACAAACACCTTTGGTGCAGTGATGCGCATTCGCCACAATATGGCAATGGCCATTCATACCTATTTCCATGAGCATGGCTTCTATTATTTCCATACCCCGTTAATCACGGCATCCGACTGTGAGGGTGCTGGAAACATGTTCCAGGTTACTACCAAGAACCTCTACGACCTGAAGAAGGACGAGAACGGCAAGATTATCTATGACGACGACTTCTTTGGTGAACAGACCTCGTTGACCGTATCTGGACAGTTGGAGGGTGAGCTTGGTGCCACAGCACTGGGTTCTATCTATACCTTTGGTCCCACTTTCCGTGCAGAGAATTCGAACACCCCACGCCACTTGGCTGAGTTCTGGATGGTAGAACCTGAGGTAGCCTTCCTCGATCAGGAAGAGCTGATGGACCTGGAGGAAGATTTTATCAAGTACTGCGTGAAGTGGGCTCTTGACAACTGTAAGGACGACCTGGCGTTCCTCAATAAGATGATTGATAAGACCCTTATCGAGCGTCTGGAAGGTGTTCTCAAGGAGACTTTCGTTCGCCTGCCCTATACTGAGGGTATCAACATTCTGCAGGAGGCCATCAAGAACGGTAAGAAGTTTGAGTTCCCCTGCAACTGGGGCGACGACCTGGCTAGTGAGCATGAGCGTTATCTGGTTGAGGAGCACTTCAAGAAGCCAGTTATCATGACCGACTATCCACGTGCATTCAAGTCGTTCTATATGAAGCAGAACCAAGATACTGCTGATGGTGGTTCTGTAGGTTATAAGGGTGCAGTTGCCCCTGGTCCAACCATGCAGGGTACTGACGTGCTCTTCCCACAGATTGGCGAGATTATCGGCGGATCTGTACGTGAGGAGAACTACGACAAGCTGATGGGCGAGATTGAGCGCCGTCAGATGGACCAGACCCACCTCTGGTGGTATATCGACACCCGTCGTTGGGGTTCATGTCCTCACGCAGGTTTCGGACTTGGTTTCGAGCGTCTTATCTTGTTCGTAACAGGTATGCAGAACATTCGCGACGTGATTCCTTTCCCACGTACGCCGAAGAGTGCTGAGTTCTAA
- a CDS encoding OmpA family protein: protein MKKFLMVLALASVSVAGMAQDELTEKYSVATNSFWSNWFVQANVAGTAFYSSQERDLDLSKSPLKDFRNNLGLSVAIGKWFTPGLGLRTKVNGIWGRTVDGDNAKDNASKYWQANEQVLFNLSNMLCGYNPDRVWNFIPYAGAGIARNMSYNTYAMGLQAGLLNEFRLSRKFALNLDLSYGIHEPDFDGNGFTTGNGKPSIKSKDRDLNVEIGLTYNLGKATWNKVPDVDAIRALHQSQIDALNAQLNDANAENARLNNLIKNHKCPEATAPVTVKEVAAAPVSVFFNIGKAKVASKKDLVNLKALAEVAKDNDKTLVVTGYADSKTGSANYNKSLSQKRAETVKKELVKLGVAENKIEVVAAGGVNDITPVSYNRRAVVTVK from the coding sequence ATGAAAAAGTTTTTAATGGTGCTGGCTCTTGCTAGCGTTTCTGTAGCCGGAATGGCACAGGATGAATTGACTGAAAAGTACAGCGTTGCAACCAACTCTTTCTGGAGTAACTGGTTTGTACAGGCTAATGTTGCTGGTACTGCTTTTTATAGCAGCCAGGAAAGAGATCTTGATTTGTCAAAGAGCCCTCTGAAGGACTTCCGTAACAATTTGGGTCTTTCTGTTGCTATCGGTAAGTGGTTTACTCCTGGTCTCGGTCTTCGTACTAAGGTGAACGGTATCTGGGGTCGCACTGTTGATGGTGATAACGCTAAGGATAATGCAAGCAAGTATTGGCAGGCTAACGAGCAGGTTCTGTTCAACCTGAGCAATATGCTGTGTGGTTACAACCCCGACCGTGTTTGGAACTTCATTCCTTATGCTGGTGCTGGCATCGCTCGTAACATGTCTTACAATACTTATGCTATGGGTCTCCAGGCTGGTTTGCTGAACGAGTTCCGTCTGAGCCGTAAGTTCGCTTTGAACCTCGATCTGTCTTATGGTATCCATGAGCCTGATTTCGATGGCAATGGCTTCACTACTGGTAATGGCAAGCCTTCTATAAAGAGCAAGGACCGCGACCTCAACGTTGAGATCGGTTTGACCTACAACTTGGGTAAGGCTACTTGGAACAAGGTTCCCGATGTTGACGCTATCAGAGCTCTCCATCAGAGCCAGATTGACGCTCTTAACGCTCAGCTCAATGACGCTAACGCAGAGAACGCTCGTCTGAACAACCTGATTAAGAACCACAAGTGCCCCGAGGCTACTGCTCCTGTAACTGTTAAGGAAGTTGCTGCTGCTCCCGTATCAGTATTCTTCAACATTGGCAAGGCTAAGGTTGCTTCTAAGAAGGATCTGGTTAACCTGAAGGCTCTGGCTGAGGTTGCTAAGGACAACGACAAGACTCTCGTTGTTACTGGTTATGCTGATTCTAAGACTGGTAGCGCTAACTACAACAAGTCTCTGTCTCAGAAGCGTGCTGAGACCGTTAAGAAGGAGCTCGTTAAGCTGGGTGTTGCTGAGAACAAGATTGAAGTTGTTGCCGCTGGTGGCGTAAACGACATTACTCCTGTATCTTACAACCGTCGTGCTGTTGTTACTGTTAAGTAA
- a CDS encoding pseudouridine synthase, protein MDFENEKKQEEQQMDSSASREGYQKEFRPVGRSPRPRIHTTQRAVNAYERPGYNKHSQDDEGGFRPEGFGAGLQSQAPQRPYRPRTNNGYNNGGYQPRPQGEYGQQGGYQQRGGYQSRPQQGGYQQRGGYGQRPQQGGYRPRYNQDGDEQGYQPRQQGGYQQRGGYGQRPQQGGYQQRGGYGQRPQQGGYQQRGGYGQRPQQGGFRPRTADYDPNAKYSMKKRIEYKEVNFDPNEPIRLNKFLANAGVCSRREADEFIQAGVVTVNGEVVTELGTKVMRTDIVKFHDDPVSLEKKVYVLLNKPKDYVTTSDDPQQRKTVMDLVKNACPERIYPVGRLDRNTTGVLLLTNDGDLASKLTHPKYLKKKIYHVYLDRNVTAHDIQQIAEGITLEDGDIKADAIEYADPVDKKQVGIEIHSGKNRIVRRIFESFGYKVLKLDRVQFAGLTKKNLRRGDWRYLTEEEVDRLRMGAYE, encoded by the coding sequence ATGGATTTCGAAAACGAAAAGAAACAAGAAGAACAGCAGATGGACAGCAGTGCTAGCCGCGAGGGCTACCAGAAGGAATTTCGTCCTGTAGGACGTTCTCCTCGTCCACGTATTCACACAACTCAGCGCGCTGTGAACGCCTATGAGCGCCCTGGTTACAACAAGCATTCTCAGGACGATGAGGGTGGATTCCGCCCCGAGGGTTTTGGTGCTGGTTTACAGAGTCAGGCACCTCAGCGTCCCTATCGTCCTCGTACAAATAACGGCTATAATAACGGCGGCTATCAGCCTCGTCCTCAGGGCGAGTATGGTCAGCAGGGTGGCTATCAGCAGCGTGGCGGTTATCAGTCACGTCCTCAGCAGGGTGGCTATCAGCAGCGTGGTGGTTATGGTCAGCGTCCTCAGCAGGGTGGCTATCGTCCTCGTTATAATCAGGATGGCGACGAGCAGGGTTACCAGCCTCGTCAGCAGGGTGGCTACCAGCAGCGCGGCGGTTATGGTCAGCGTCCTCAGCAGGGAGGCTACCAGCAGCGTGGCGGTTATGGCCAGCGTCCTCAGCAGGGAGGCTATCAGCAGCGTGGTGGTTATGGTCAGCGTCCTCAGCAGGGTGGCTTCCGTCCTCGTACTGCCGATTATGATCCCAATGCTAAGTACTCAATGAAAAAGCGTATTGAGTATAAGGAAGTGAATTTCGATCCCAATGAGCCCATTCGTCTGAACAAGTTCCTCGCTAATGCTGGTGTATGCAGCCGTCGTGAGGCCGATGAGTTTATCCAGGCAGGTGTGGTCACCGTTAATGGTGAGGTCGTTACTGAGTTGGGAACCAAGGTGATGCGTACTGATATCGTGAAGTTCCACGATGATCCTGTGTCACTGGAGAAGAAAGTGTATGTGTTGCTTAATAAGCCCAAGGACTATGTGACCACAAGTGATGATCCTCAGCAGCGTAAGACCGTGATGGACCTCGTGAAGAATGCATGTCCTGAGCGCATCTATCCTGTAGGTCGTCTGGACCGCAATACCACTGGCGTGCTGTTGCTTACCAATGATGGTGATTTGGCTTCTAAACTGACACATCCCAAGTATCTGAAGAAGAAGATTTATCATGTTTACTTGGATCGCAACGTCACTGCTCATGACATTCAGCAGATTGCTGAGGGTATCACCTTGGAGGATGGTGATATCAAGGCCGATGCTATTGAGTATGCCGATCCCGTAGACAAGAAGCAAGTTGGTATTGAGATCCACTCTGGTAAGAATCGCATTGTGCGTCGTATCTTCGAGAGCTTTGGCTATAAAGTGTTGAAGTTGGATCGCGTGCAGTTTGCTGGTCTCACCAAGAAGAACCTGCGTCGCGGTGACTGGCGTTACCTCACAGAGGAAGAGGTTGACCGTCTGCGCATGGGCGCTTATGAGTAA